A genomic segment from Treponema sp. Marseille-Q3903 encodes:
- a CDS encoding xylulokinase, with protein sequence MENKSLIESGNAVLGIEFGSTRIKAVLINEKYEPIANGSYTWENTLENGIWTYPLSQIEQGLQSCYAALKADVQKKFGIKLTKFRCGGISAMMHGYLAFDEHENLLVPFRTWRNTITGEASKKLSDLFNFPVPERWSISHFYQAILNKENHVSKIANIYTLSAYIHYKLTGEKVIGAGDASGMFPILCKDGKAVYNPEMTAKYEMIPEVKSFGFKIEKIFPKVLISGEKAGTLTKNGAKFLDPTGELTDGIPFCPPEGDAGTGMVATNSVADGTGNISAGTSIFSMIVLEKPLKNVYPGIIDIVTTPDGKHVAMVHANNCTGEHNYWINLFKEAADTLGIGDGVGTGEYFDKLIMKSLDADKDCGGLLAYNYLSGESITNFNSGRPLFVRSENAKFTIANFMRVQMFTSLGALRVGMNILYDTEKVTVKSMTGTGGYFKTEAGLKYMAAAMKTNVSAMETAGEGGPWGIALLASFCPGCNGKNLTDFLEKDVFSSCKKTTSVPEKDLEESFNIFFERYMKGLEIERAAIENL encoded by the coding sequence ATGGAAAATAAGAGTTTAATTGAAAGTGGAAATGCTGTATTGGGAATTGAGTTCGGTTCAACACGTATCAAGGCTGTACTTATCAATGAAAAATATGAACCGATTGCAAACGGCTCTTACACGTGGGAAAACACTCTCGAAAACGGAATCTGGACTTACCCGCTCTCTCAGATTGAACAAGGTTTGCAGTCTTGTTACGCAGCTCTTAAAGCCGACGTTCAAAAAAAATTTGGCATAAAACTTACAAAATTCCGCTGCGGAGGAATAAGTGCCATGATGCACGGGTATCTGGCATTTGATGAACATGAAAACCTTCTTGTTCCTTTCAGAACATGGCGAAACACAATCACAGGCGAAGCGTCAAAAAAGCTTTCAGATTTATTTAATTTTCCTGTTCCCGAGCGATGGTCGATTTCACATTTTTATCAGGCAATTTTGAACAAAGAAAATCACGTTTCTAAAATCGCAAACATTTATACGCTTTCTGCATATATTCATTATAAGTTGACCGGAGAAAAAGTCATAGGAGCGGGAGATGCAAGCGGTATGTTCCCAATTCTCTGCAAAGACGGAAAAGCCGTTTACAATCCCGAAATGACAGCAAAATACGAAATGATTCCTGAAGTAAAATCATTTGGTTTTAAAATTGAAAAAATATTTCCTAAAGTGCTGATATCAGGAGAAAAGGCAGGAACGCTTACAAAAAACGGTGCAAAATTTCTAGATCCGACTGGGGAGCTTACAGACGGAATTCCATTTTGTCCGCCAGAAGGAGATGCGGGGACAGGGATGGTCGCTACTAACAGCGTTGCAGATGGCACCGGAAATATTTCTGCCGGAACTTCAATATTCAGCATGATAGTTTTGGAAAAACCACTAAAAAATGTTTATCCCGGCATCATAGATATTGTTACAACGCCAGATGGAAAACACGTTGCAATGGTTCACGCAAACAACTGTACAGGCGAACACAACTACTGGATAAATCTTTTTAAAGAAGCTGCAGATACGCTTGGAATCGGAGACGGAGTTGGAACAGGAGAATATTTTGATAAACTGATTATGAAATCTCTGGATGCTGACAAAGATTGCGGCGGACTGCTCGCATATAACTATTTGAGCGGAGAATCTATCACAAATTTTAATTCAGGGCGTCCGCTTTTTGTGCGTTCGGAAAATGCTAAGTTTACAATTGCAAACTTTATGAGAGTTCAGATGTTTACATCTTTGGGGGCATTGAGGGTAGGTATGAACATCCTCTATGATACCGAAAAAGTGACAGTAAAAAGCATGACAGGAACAGGCGGTTATTTTAAGACTGAAGCCGGACTCAAGTACATGGCTGCGGCAATGAAAACAAACGTCAGCGCTATGGAAACTGCAGGCGAAGGAGGTCCGTGGGGAATTGCGCTTCTTGCATCATTTTGCCCGGGTTGCAATGGCAAAAACCTTACCGACTTCCTTGAAAAAGATGTATTTTCTTCATGCAAAAAAACTACATCAGTTCCCGAAAAAGATTTGGAAGAATCATTCAATATTTTCTTTGAGCGCTACATGAAAGGTCTTGAAATAGAAAGAGCAGCAATTGAAAATCTATAA
- the recO gene encoding DNA repair protein RecO, whose amino-acid sequence MTRSNQTPALILSLRPLGENNTSVTFITPNDGVRYATLYGGPKSKLRSLVAQWNSGIIWLYNTPEKNQTKITDFEVQNYHDSFGKNIFKMYAASLASELAIKTRCAGSNEQCFKILNGFLDGMELCNEEQSRMGLLRFLWRYLELLGIQPPIHACSECGKTFLDSKFAPYSVSYYNSMENSFICHDCSSIAAENPAVIPISTEAVKYLSAVTVLTPSESRRLPLDKTCYEQIKQIVFFLIENSIDQKLNSIETGMGIL is encoded by the coding sequence ATGACTCGATCAAATCAAACGCCTGCATTGATACTTTCTCTAAGACCGCTTGGTGAAAACAATACTTCGGTAACGTTTATTACTCCGAATGACGGGGTGCGCTATGCAACGCTTTACGGCGGTCCTAAAAGCAAATTGCGCTCTCTTGTAGCACAGTGGAACAGCGGAATAATTTGGCTTTACAACACGCCTGAAAAAAATCAGACAAAGATAACAGACTTCGAGGTTCAAAACTATCACGACTCGTTTGGCAAAAATATTTTTAAAATGTATGCGGCATCTTTAGCTTCAGAGCTTGCGATAAAGACACGCTGCGCAGGCAGTAACGAACAGTGTTTTAAGATTTTAAACGGATTTTTAGATGGAATGGAACTCTGCAACGAAGAGCAAAGCCGAATGGGGTTGCTCAGGTTTTTATGGAGATACCTTGAACTGCTTGGAATCCAGCCTCCAATTCACGCATGCAGCGAGTGCGGCAAAACTTTTCTCGATTCTAAATTTGCACCATATTCGGTTTCATATTATAATAGTATGGAAAACAGTTTTATATGTCATGATTGCAGTTCAATTGCTGCTGAAAATCCGGCTGTAATTCCAATAAGCACCGAAGCTGTAAAATACCTCTCTGCGGTTACAGTACTTACTCCTTCAGAGTCTAGACGGCTACCGCTTGATAAAACTTGTTATGAACAGATAAAACAAATCGTATTTTTTTTAATCGAGAACAGCATCGATCAAAAGCTGAATTCTATTGAAACCGGGATGGGAATACTATGA
- a CDS encoding DNA cytosine methyltransferase, with amino-acid sequence MKVISLFSGCGGLDLGFEKAGFEIPIANEFDETIWETFRANHPKTKLIEGDIRNIKESDFPDEIDGIIGGPPCQSWSEAGALRGINDARGKLFYEYIRILKDKKPKFFLAENVSGMLANRHAEAVQNILKMFKECGYNVSLTLVNAKDYGVAQERKRVFYIGFRDDLNINFTFPRGSTEKDENKITLKDIIWDLKDTAVPTLARNKHNPEAVNNNEYFTGTYSPIFMSRNRVKQWNEQAFTVQASGRQCQLHPQAPKMEKVGLNKCQFVLGKENLYRRMTVREVARIQGFPDSFKFVYTDTDNAYKMIGNAVPVNLAYEIACGIKLALENQMQDFSVTADKQSLFAV; translated from the coding sequence ATGAAAGTAATTAGTCTTTTTAGTGGTTGCGGTGGTCTTGATTTAGGTTTTGAAAAAGCTGGTTTTGAAATTCCGATTGCAAATGAATTTGATGAAACTATTTGGGAAACTTTTAGAGCAAACCATCCCAAAACAAAACTGATAGAAGGCGACATAAGAAATATAAAAGAATCGGATTTTCCTGATGAAATTGATGGAATTATCGGAGGACCGCCTTGTCAGTCTTGGTCAGAAGCCGGTGCTTTGCGTGGAATAAATGATGCCCGTGGAAAATTATTTTATGAATACATACGAATTCTCAAAGATAAAAAGCCTAAATTTTTTCTAGCGGAAAATGTAAGTGGAATGCTTGCAAACAGGCACGCAGAAGCTGTACAGAATATTTTGAAAATGTTCAAAGAATGTGGTTACAATGTTTCGCTTACTTTGGTAAATGCAAAAGATTATGGCGTTGCTCAGGAAAGAAAAAGGGTTTTCTACATTGGTTTTCGGGACGATCTAAATATCAATTTTACTTTCCCGAGAGGCTCGACAGAAAAAGATGAAAATAAAATTACTCTAAAAGATATAATTTGGGATCTAAAAGATACAGCTGTGCCGACTTTAGCTCGCAATAAGCATAATCCCGAAGCAGTAAATAATAATGAATATTTTACAGGTACCTACTCACCTATTTTTATGAGTCGTAACCGTGTAAAACAATGGAACGAACAAGCCTTTACTGTACAAGCTTCCGGTCGTCAATGCCAACTTCATCCACAAGCACCAAAAATGGAAAAAGTAGGCTTAAATAAATGTCAATTTGTTCTGGGAAAAGAAAACTTGTATCGGAGAATGACTGTAAGAGAAGTCGCTAGAATTCAAGGTTTCCCGGATAGTTTTAAATTTGTTTACACGGATACAGATAATGCATATAAGATGATAGGGAATGCTGTTCCCGTAAATTTGGCTTATGAAATTGCTTGTGGGATAAAACTCGCTTTAGAGAATCAAATGCAAGATTTTTCGGTAACAGCAGATAAACAAAGTTTGTTTGCGGTATAA
- a CDS encoding NgoPII family restriction endonuclease — protein MNNIISAIINLVENPKIELIRKGSSHNRANNMGEALEEYIKDLFANTVDIEDEQVRNAAISTTFSYLGNQNNPPDSMLHGGDAIEVKKIESKNSALALNSSYPKAKLFAVSPMIKKECRECENWTVKDMIYAVGVVNDNNLESLAFVYGEDYCANKETYENVKNTIKTGVEAIPNVEFAESKELGHVNRVDPLGITYLRIRGMWGIENPFTVFKYVYSRNPQNKFNFMCIINTDKFNSFENTPDLYALMKENKKFEIQDIHIKNPNNPAQLKEAKLITFEIEA, from the coding sequence ATGAATAATATTATTTCAGCAATTATAAATTTGGTAGAAAACCCTAAAATAGAATTAATTAGAAAAGGCAGCAGCCATAATCGTGCAAATAATATGGGCGAAGCCTTGGAAGAGTACATTAAAGACTTATTTGCAAATACAGTAGATATAGAAGATGAACAGGTAAGAAATGCTGCAATTTCAACAACCTTCTCTTACTTGGGTAATCAAAATAATCCGCCCGACAGTATGCTTCATGGTGGAGATGCTATTGAGGTAAAGAAAATCGAAAGTAAAAACTCTGCCTTGGCTTTAAATAGTAGTTATCCAAAAGCAAAACTATTTGCCGTTAGTCCGATGATAAAAAAAGAGTGTCGAGAATGCGAAAATTGGACTGTAAAAGATATGATTTATGCAGTTGGAGTAGTAAATGACAACAATCTTGAATCTTTGGCGTTTGTTTACGGGGAAGATTATTGCGCCAACAAAGAAACTTATGAAAATGTAAAAAATACAATAAAAACAGGTGTGGAAGCTATTCCCAATGTAGAATTTGCTGAAAGTAAAGAATTAGGGCATGTAAATCGCGTAGACCCTCTTGGAATCACATACTTAAGAATCCGTGGTATGTGGGGAATTGAAAATCCATTCACTGTATTTAAATATGTATATTCTAGGAATCCCCAAAATAAATTCAATTTCATGTGTATAATAAACACAGATAAATTCAATTCTTTTGAGAACACTCCAGATTTATATGCTCTAATGAAGGAAAATAAAAAGTTTGAAATTCAAGATATTCATATAAAAAATCCAAATAATCCTGCTCAACTTAAAGAAGCTAAACTCATCACTTTTGAAATCGAGGCATAG
- a CDS encoding M23 family metallopeptidase produces the protein MKKIIFVTLCIFKFCLLFAANAKYQSEEFNLNVNYNDQLVPGDAVFVRMAISTPKSHKRSKSDNEHKASLQLLNEKKIVEQAPFYQIGKTKKANYIEMLCGIPLSWWLKDDNYSLKITFQTVGKEIKEFTLPVTFTLRQFPEEVIYLDAKNSAIKTNSSPERAAQIEKLNAILFTTMPQDIYSLKAFKEPGENLRYTANAGDRRTYSYSNGKSSTSIHYGNDYGMPVGTTVRSCAEGRIVMAENRISTGWSIVIEHLPGLYSLYYHLNEVNVKEGEMVNQGEAIGKSGATGLATGPHLHWEVRLNGQAIRPEFFLNDFTFDYLSGAK, from the coding sequence ATGAAAAAAATTATATTTGTAACATTATGTATTTTTAAGTTCTGCCTTTTGTTTGCAGCAAATGCAAAATATCAATCGGAAGAATTCAACTTAAATGTCAATTATAACGACCAACTTGTTCCAGGTGACGCTGTTTTTGTCAGGATGGCGATTTCAACACCAAAATCACACAAAAGGTCAAAGTCAGATAACGAGCACAAGGCGAGCCTTCAACTTTTGAATGAAAAAAAAATCGTTGAACAGGCACCGTTTTATCAAATCGGAAAAACAAAAAAAGCTAATTATATAGAAATGTTGTGCGGAATCCCGCTTTCATGGTGGCTTAAAGATGACAACTACAGCTTAAAAATCACATTTCAGACTGTAGGAAAAGAAATAAAAGAATTTACACTGCCGGTGACATTTACTTTAAGACAGTTTCCAGAAGAGGTCATCTATCTTGATGCAAAGAATTCTGCAATTAAGACAAACTCATCTCCCGAACGCGCTGCTCAAATTGAAAAGTTAAACGCAATTCTTTTTACTACGATGCCGCAAGATATTTATTCTCTAAAAGCGTTCAAGGAACCTGGAGAAAACTTAAGATACACCGCAAATGCGGGCGATAGGAGAACATATTCTTACTCAAACGGGAAATCGTCTACAAGCATTCACTACGGGAATGACTACGGAATGCCTGTTGGAACTACAGTAAGGTCATGTGCCGAAGGGCGCATTGTTATGGCAGAAAACAGAATTTCAACAGGCTGGAGTATAGTCATCGAACATCTTCCAGGCCTTTACAGTCTTTACTACCATTTGAACGAAGTGAATGTAAAAGAAGGAGAAATGGTAAATCAGGGAGAAGCAATCGGAAAATCCGGGGCGACAGGGCTTGCCACAGGTCCTCATCTCCACTGGGAAGTTCGTTTGAATGGACAGGCAATAAGACCAGAATTTTTCTTAAATGATTTTACTTTCGATTATTTAAGCGGAGCAAAATAA
- a CDS encoding lipopolysaccharide assembly protein LapB, translating to MQNNILEPGIRMYSMKDYANSLAFFLSLPSDSEADKVEIAYYLGLCYAKLEKYDDALMFLEQVVTSGAQLERVLQCRFLLAVIYAISGRKRLADFELNKLLETGYMTASVYAAIAFVAWEQKDTDKCLSYYEKSLKTDPDNISSLNGLGYVLACEEKDLTRALSLCKQAVKVAPKSAACLDSLGWVYYKLGLYNDALQYLQQAEQIDTDSIEIANHIKTVMLEAKH from the coding sequence ATGCAAAACAACATTTTAGAGCCGGGAATCAGAATGTATTCAATGAAAGATTATGCAAATTCCTTGGCTTTTTTTTTAAGTCTCCCATCTGACTCTGAAGCTGATAAAGTTGAAATCGCTTATTATCTTGGACTTTGTTATGCAAAACTTGAAAAATATGATGATGCGCTTATGTTTTTAGAACAAGTCGTCACATCTGGGGCGCAGCTTGAAAGAGTTTTGCAGTGCCGTTTTCTGTTGGCAGTTATCTATGCAATTTCGGGGCGAAAACGACTTGCGGACTTTGAGTTGAATAAACTTCTTGAAACAGGTTATATGACTGCGTCTGTCTATGCTGCGATCGCTTTTGTTGCATGGGAGCAAAAAGACACTGATAAGTGCCTGAGCTATTACGAAAAGTCCCTTAAAACAGATCCTGACAATATTTCGTCTTTGAATGGGCTTGGTTATGTCCTCGCTTGTGAAGAAAAAGATTTGACACGAGCTCTTTCACTTTGCAAACAGGCTGTAAAAGTTGCACCAAAATCGGCAGCATGCCTTGATTCTCTAGGTTGGGTTTATTACAAACTCGGATTGTACAATGATGCGTTGCAGTATCTTCAGCAGGCTGAACAAATTGATACAGACAGCATCGAAATCGCAAACCATATAAAAACCGTAATGCTTGAGGCAAAACACTGA
- the recJ gene encoding single-stranded-DNA-specific exonuclease RecJ: protein MNDKKWIKKAVSKQQIDFLCSRFNISQLLASILVRRNKTEGNQILYYLENDLRFQHSPFCFSSMEDAVERILQAKEEGEKVLIFGDSDVDGVTSTAILYDYLSKLGIDVQWRLPSADDAYGLSLEAVDDFAKQEGTLIITVDCGISNYIEINHANELGIDVIVTDHHNPPEQLPSAIVIVDPKTQDSGYPFHDISGAAVAYKLVSALRFAQTDFYNAEICLLEVSANEKEKCFDVDCIKIRNLVKIKELHEKIFLGQTSIYDLKLPYFLQGQLIYVWDSKKTISLLKDIFGNGIEFNLYDLRAEVSNVIPSLKNKTTKQLKNLSQIAKYIAESNSIIESLYNLYVTYCKKIVSSKNTDQLSDEKKDLQLVALAALADIMPMQDENRIFVRNGIESIKKDRPRPGLAELFNALNIMPPHITSTDLSWSVIPALNAAGRLGQSDLALKLLISKDAKERENLAATICNLNEQRKNLVAQSFFKIHDSARESLKSYSNKLCVSVDDSINKGVTGIVAARLMGEFGVPSIVITYSNDNDVCTGSMRSCRGLIATKFLDSLGDFFINHGGHDFAAGFSLHKDKLDLFMKKSQEQIRAIMLEEEQANIEVDAEIPPSFLNPEVFDLIDIFEPYGSENRELLLITKGILVSDAMTVGKREPQHLKLMFDTGKFKIPAMYWGQGERLRKDISVEKKYDIIYNISRNYFNGIVTNQIIIKDLTVSESN from the coding sequence TTGAACGACAAAAAATGGATTAAAAAAGCTGTTTCAAAGCAACAAATTGATTTTCTTTGCAGCAGATTCAACATATCACAATTGCTGGCGTCTATCTTAGTTCGCCGCAACAAAACTGAAGGAAATCAGATTCTTTATTATCTGGAAAATGATTTAAGATTTCAGCACAGCCCATTCTGCTTCAGTTCTATGGAAGATGCAGTTGAGCGTATTCTTCAGGCAAAAGAAGAAGGCGAAAAAGTTCTGATTTTTGGTGACAGCGACGTCGATGGAGTTACGAGCACAGCTATACTCTACGATTATCTTTCAAAACTCGGAATTGACGTACAGTGGCGGCTTCCTTCTGCAGATGATGCGTACGGTCTTTCATTAGAAGCTGTAGACGATTTTGCAAAACAGGAAGGAACTCTCATAATCACTGTAGACTGCGGTATATCCAACTATATAGAGATAAACCATGCAAACGAACTCGGAATTGATGTGATTGTGACAGATCATCACAATCCGCCGGAACAACTGCCGTCTGCGATAGTCATCGTAGATCCTAAAACACAAGATTCAGGCTACCCTTTCCACGATATATCAGGCGCTGCGGTCGCATACAAATTAGTTTCCGCACTCCGTTTTGCTCAAACAGATTTTTACAATGCCGAAATATGCCTTTTAGAAGTCTCCGCTAATGAAAAAGAAAAATGCTTTGATGTAGACTGCATAAAAATTCGCAATCTTGTAAAAATCAAAGAACTTCATGAAAAGATTTTTTTAGGACAGACTTCTATTTACGACTTAAAACTTCCATATTTTTTGCAAGGTCAGCTGATTTACGTCTGGGATTCAAAAAAAACAATTTCGCTCCTTAAAGATATTTTTGGAAATGGAATTGAGTTCAATCTGTACGACCTTCGCGCAGAAGTTTCAAATGTGATTCCTTCACTTAAAAACAAGACAACAAAACAGCTTAAAAACCTTTCACAGATTGCAAAATACATTGCTGAAAGCAATTCTATCATCGAAAGCCTGTATAATCTTTACGTCACTTACTGCAAAAAAATCGTTTCTTCAAAAAACACAGATCAGTTGTCAGATGAAAAAAAAGATCTACAGCTTGTCGCTCTTGCTGCCCTTGCAGACATTATGCCTATGCAAGATGAAAACAGAATATTTGTTAGAAACGGCATCGAATCTATAAAAAAAGACCGTCCACGTCCGGGTCTTGCGGAACTTTTTAATGCCTTAAACATAATGCCTCCTCACATCACTTCGACAGACCTTTCATGGTCGGTGATTCCCGCTTTAAATGCGGCTGGGCGTCTTGGGCAGTCTGATTTAGCTCTAAAACTTTTGATATCTAAAGATGCAAAAGAGCGCGAAAACCTTGCCGCTACAATATGCAATCTAAATGAACAACGGAAAAATCTCGTAGCACAATCATTTTTCAAAATTCATGATTCGGCAAGAGAGAGCTTGAAATCTTACAGCAACAAATTGTGCGTTTCTGTAGACGATTCAATAAATAAAGGAGTGACCGGAATTGTAGCTGCACGGCTTATGGGTGAGTTTGGAGTTCCTTCCATCGTAATCACTTATTCGAATGACAACGACGTTTGCACGGGCTCAATGCGCAGTTGCCGCGGCCTTATTGCGACAAAATTTCTAGACAGCCTTGGTGATTTTTTTATAAATCACGGAGGTCACGATTTTGCGGCAGGGTTCAGCTTGCACAAAGACAAACTCGATTTATTCATGAAGAAATCGCAGGAACAGATACGCGCAATCATGCTTGAAGAAGAACAGGCAAACATCGAAGTCGATGCGGAAATCCCTCCGTCATTCCTTAACCCTGAAGTCTTTGACCTTATAGATATTTTTGAACCTTACGGTTCTGAAAATCGTGAACTTCTCCTTATAACAAAAGGAATTTTAGTAAGCGACGCAATGACAGTAGGAAAAAGAGAACCGCAGCATCTCAAATTGATGTTCGATACCGGAAAGTTTAAAATTCCTGCAATGTATTGGGGACAGGGCGAAAGACTCAGAAAAGATATATCAGTTGAAAAAAAATATGATATCATTTACAACATAAGTCGAAATTATTTTAACGGGATTGTGACAAATCAGATAATTATAAAAGACTTGACTGTATCGGAATCTAATTAA
- a CDS encoding thymidine phosphorylase — protein sequence MRATDIIIKKRGTFVTDKDGNRKLVGAQPNTKEEIKFMIKGCTDGSIPDYQISAWLMAIFFNGMTFEETGYLTDEMLHSGDVLNFHENGANKDIIYVDKHSTGGVGDKISLPLAAIVAACRLHDPMMSGRALGHTGGTLDKLDSIEGFRTALPSETFIKMVNEIGYSMIGQTEKIAPADKKLYALRDVTGTVESVPLITASILSKKIAEGSDGLVFDVKYGNGAFMKSTSDAEILASFLVNTSKAMGKKASALITNMNTPLGNKIGNFLEIEETIECLEGKGPEDVMTLTYALGAEMLVMAGLAPDTDKAVAMCKDAVQSGNALKKFLENTAAQGGDTKKLLDEVGKRRSQFKTELYASKDGYISIEAFKCGMAGVILGVGRSKTTDPVCADAGIILNARTGDFVHSGDLIMEIFGKNTECLEPAKQLLESAVTYTDSKPESNPLIFKKI from the coding sequence ATGAGAGCCACAGATATAATCATCAAAAAACGAGGGACTTTTGTTACAGACAAAGATGGAAATCGTAAACTAGTCGGGGCACAGCCGAATACAAAAGAAGAAATCAAATTTATGATAAAAGGCTGCACAGACGGCTCAATCCCAGATTATCAGATTTCGGCATGGCTCATGGCGATTTTCTTCAACGGAATGACTTTTGAAGAGACAGGATATTTAACAGACGAAATGCTTCATTCAGGCGACGTCCTGAACTTTCATGAAAACGGAGCTAACAAAGACATCATTTATGTAGACAAACATTCAACTGGCGGTGTTGGAGATAAAATATCTCTTCCACTTGCTGCAATCGTCGCCGCGTGCAGACTTCACGATCCGATGATGAGCGGTCGGGCGCTCGGTCACACGGGAGGAACTTTAGATAAACTCGACTCAATCGAGGGTTTTAGAACGGCTTTGCCATCAGAAACATTTATCAAGATGGTAAACGAGATCGGTTACTCGATGATTGGACAGACCGAAAAAATTGCTCCGGCAGATAAAAAATTATATGCGCTTCGTGACGTCACCGGCACTGTTGAATCAGTTCCTCTGATCACTGCGAGCATCCTTTCAAAAAAAATTGCAGAAGGTTCAGACGGACTTGTCTTCGACGTAAAATATGGAAACGGTGCTTTTATGAAATCTACATCGGACGCCGAAATTCTTGCATCATTTCTTGTCAACACTTCTAAAGCGATGGGCAAAAAAGCTTCAGCGTTGATAACAAACATGAACACACCTCTTGGAAATAAAATCGGCAATTTTTTAGAGATTGAAGAAACAATAGAATGCCTAGAAGGAAAAGGCCCTGAAGATGTGATGACTTTGACTTATGCTCTTGGTGCTGAAATGCTTGTCATGGCAGGACTTGCCCCAGATACAGACAAAGCGGTTGCGATGTGCAAAGATGCAGTGCAATCAGGAAATGCACTAAAAAAATTCCTTGAAAACACAGCCGCTCAAGGTGGGGACACAAAAAAACTCTTAGATGAAGTTGGAAAACGCCGCTCACAATTTAAGACAGAACTCTACGCATCAAAAGATGGATACATCTCAATTGAAGCGTTCAAATGCGGAATGGCTGGAGTAATACTTGGAGTTGGCAGAAGCAAAACAACAGATCCTGTTTGTGCCGATGCCGGAATTATTCTAAATGCCCGGACAGGTGACTTTGTTCACTCGGGTGACTTGATTATGGAAATATTTGGAAAAAATACAGAATGTCTTGAACCTGCAAAACAGCTGCTGGAATCAGCTGTAACATACACAGACTCAAAACCTGAAAGTAATCCACTGATTTTCAAAAAAATTTAA
- the araD gene encoding L-ribulose-5-phosphate 4-epimerase AraD, producing the protein MTYETLRLEAYEANMKIQENHLALYTWGNVSAFDKQKGVFAIKPSGVPYPELTPESIVIIDLNGKKVDGSMNPSSDTPTHAVLYREFAVKQGADIGGIIHTHSTCAVSWAQAVKSVPLFGTTHADHIQKAIPCTPYLSKEAVERDYEKETGLLIVKHFEELKLNPNEINMVLCGGHGPFAWGKTAEKAVYNGTVLEEICKMAINTLSINPNATPLPDYIVNKHYMRKHGPNAYYGQKKSGSR; encoded by the coding sequence ATGACATACGAAACATTGCGTTTAGAGGCTTACGAAGCAAATATGAAAATTCAAGAAAATCATCTTGCACTTTACACATGGGGAAACGTTTCTGCATTTGATAAGCAAAAAGGAGTTTTTGCAATCAAGCCATCCGGAGTGCCTTATCCGGAACTTACACCAGAATCAATTGTCATAATCGACTTAAACGGCAAAAAAGTCGACGGAAGCATGAACCCATCTTCAGATACTCCGACTCATGCGGTTTTGTACCGGGAATTTGCTGTAAAACAAGGTGCTGATATCGGAGGAATAATACACACTCACTCAACTTGTGCCGTAAGCTGGGCGCAGGCTGTAAAATCGGTTCCTCTTTTTGGAACAACACACGCTGACCATATTCAAAAAGCGATTCCATGCACACCATACCTTTCAAAAGAGGCTGTTGAACGCGATTATGAAAAGGAAACAGGACTTCTAATTGTAAAACACTTTGAGGAGCTTAAGTTGAATCCAAATGAAATCAACATGGTTTTGTGCGGCGGTCACGGACCTTTTGCATGGGGGAAAACTGCAGAAAAAGCTGTTTACAACGGAACAGTTCTCGAAGAAATCTGTAAGATGGCGATAAACACGCTTTCAATAAATCCAAACGCTACTCCACTCCCCGACTACATCGTAAATAAACATTACATGCGTAAACACGGCCCGAACGCATATTACGGTCAGAAAAAATCAGGCTCACGCTGA